TCACGTCCTGTGCCCGCCCGCAACCGTCCGGTGATCACGCTGGAGCCGGGGGACCGGGTCACCCACGACAAGTATGGCCTGGGCCGCGTCGAGGAAGTCTCGGGTGTGGGCGAATCCGCGATGTCACTGATCGACTTCGGCAGTGCCGGCCGGGTGAAGCTGATGCACAACCACGCTCCGGTGCAGAAGCTCTAGGCGGGGCGGCTGCGTCAAAACTTTGACGAATTTCTGGCAGACACATTCACCCAACACGCATACCCAAGCCACGTCGCTCCGAGACGGCCGTAGTCGCCTGGCGAAGATCGTCAAAATCTTTGACGCCGCCGGCGGCCGGTGCCAAGCCTCAAGCGTGATTCCACGGGCTCTCGGCGAGTGCCGCCGGGGCGCTCAGCCGTGGCTCGGCCAGCGGGGGAATGGACGTCAGCACCGGGTTCTGGTCCAGGCGCGACCCGGGTGTGCGGCCGCCGCCCCACCCGACCATCTCCCGGTACCCGCCGAGCAATCCGGCTGCGCTGACCGCGGATTCGGAAGCATGCGGGCTGTCGGCGCCGACGGGTACCGAGACCGGCGAGACGTACAGCGCGTCGGTGGGGCAGTAGGCCTCACACATGAAGCAGGTCTGGCAGTCGGACTGCCGCGCGATCACAGGGATCCCGTCGGTGCCCCGGTCGAACACGTCGGTGGGGCACACCTTGATGCAGACGTCGCATGTGATGCAGGCCGTCTCACTGACGATCTCGATCACGCCACGGCCTCCGACGAGATGAGGCGCGGGGCCACGGGATCGGGTGTGGTCCAGACCTGCTCCAGGCCGCCGACCAGGATGCGGTGCTCGTAGCGGTGATCTGATTCGGGCAGATCCTCGCGGCGGTGCAGGCCGCGGGTTTCCGGCCGGGCCAGGGACGCTGCGGTGATCCAGCGGGCCGCGGCGACCATTGCTTCGGCCTGACGCAGTTTGTAGATGTCGCGCGCGGCCACCGGGGCCAGACCGTCGGCGATGTCACGCCACACGGCTTCCAAGGCATCGGCGGACTCTTGCAGCCGGACTTCGGATTTCAGGTAGCTGCGAAGCGGGGGCAGGACGTGCGACTGCGCCGCGGCCACCACCTCTTCGACGCTGGGTGCGCCCACACGTGAGCGCGGGGTGATCGTGACGGGCTCGCTCACCTGCCCTCGCCGGCCGCGGCTGAACTCCGCGGCACCGCGCCCGGCGAAGGTGCCCGAGGCGATGGCCCACGAGCCGTTGCGGCTGCCACCGCCCGACAGTGCCCCCGTGATGAGCTCGCGGGTCGCGGCGTCCCCTGCGGCGTACAGGCCGGGAACCGTTGTCGCACAGTCCGGCCCGACGAGGCGCAGGCCACCGGTGCCGCGCACCGACCCCTCGTAGACCATCCGGACCGGGTACGCGGTGGTGAACGGGTCGATGCCGGCCTTGTCCAGCGGCAGGAAGTAATTCGGCTGCGCGTCACGCATGGTCTGCCGGATGTGTTCGGGTGCCCGGTCCAACCGGGCGAACACGCGCTCACCGCGGGTCAGTGCCCGCTGCGCGTCCTGACGTCCGCTCAGCCCACGCTGGGTGGTGAACGGGCGACCGCGTTCGTCATAGAAGCTGCCCCACTGCAGCATTCGGCCCTTGGTGTGCACGCCCCACTCGGGGGCCAGCGCGTAGGCGGTGCAGAATTCCATGCCGGACAGGTGCGCGCCGTGCTCGGCGGCCATCAGCAGACCTTCGCCGGTGTCGACGTTGGTGCCGAAAGTTCCGGACAGGAAGGCGGTTCCGCCGGTGGCCAGCACGACGGCGCCCGCCGTGATCCGCCACGGCCGGCCGCCGTCCTGGCGGGCGATACCGGTGGCACCGGTGACGACGCCGTCGGCATCGGCGGTCAGTTCCAGTGCCGGGTGGTGGTCGAGGATCCGCACGCCGCTGCGGTGGGCCTTGCGGCGCATGCGGCGCATGTACTCGGGACCCTGCAGGCTGCTGCGCATCTCGCGGCCGTCGGCACCGATC
Above is a window of Mycolicibacterium boenickei DNA encoding:
- a CDS encoding 4Fe-4S dicluster domain-containing protein, with product MIEIVSETACITCDVCIKVCPTDVFDRGTDGIPVIARQSDCQTCFMCEAYCPTDALYVSPVSVPVGADSPHASESAVSAAGLLGGYREMVGWGGGRTPGSRLDQNPVLTSIPPLAEPRLSAPAALAESPWNHA
- a CDS encoding FAD-dependent oxidoreductase — its product is MTAPAEPDALSTDVLVIGGGPAATWAAITAAESGARVILVDKGYCGTSGATAAGGNNLWAIGPGPRREDSVRERELAAGRITDSDWMFRVLATSWDRLEHLSQWGYPFPIGADGREMRSSLQGPEYMRRMRRKAHRSGVRILDHHPALELTADADGVVTGATGIARQDGGRPWRITAGAVVLATGGTAFLSGTFGTNVDTGEGLLMAAEHGAHLSGMEFCTAYALAPEWGVHTKGRMLQWGSFYDERGRPFTTQRGLSGRQDAQRALTRGERVFARLDRAPEHIRQTMRDAQPNYFLPLDKAGIDPFTTAYPVRMVYEGSVRGTGGLRLVGPDCATTVPGLYAAGDAATRELITGALSGGGSRNGSWAIASGTFAGRGAAEFSRGRRGQVSEPVTITPRSRVGAPSVEEVVAAAQSHVLPPLRSYLKSEVRLQESADALEAVWRDIADGLAPVAARDIYKLRQAEAMVAAARWITAASLARPETRGLHRREDLPESDHRYEHRILVGGLEQVWTTPDPVAPRLISSEAVA